The Molothrus ater isolate BHLD 08-10-18 breed brown headed cowbird chromosome 1, BPBGC_Mater_1.1, whole genome shotgun sequence genome includes a window with the following:
- the LY96 gene encoding lymphocyte antigen 96: protein MFGLLFFILFTPGVSELICTSSDLEMSYTFCDSTAHSFMFNLTPCSTKNKPVWKANLTWIPRSDIHFLKIVFNVWYDGAKALLWKELLCSGADDEYSLCATLKGETLDSAFDIKGSRFEFPKGNYSIVMQGFSDDSENNMLICLNFTMIVK from the exons ATGTTTGGactcctttttttcattttatttaccCCTGGAGTCAGTGAATTAATTTGTACATCATCAGATCTTGAAATGTCGTATACTTTTTGTG attCTACAGCTCATTCTTTCATGTTTAATCTGACACCTTGCAGCACAAAGAACAAACCTGTCTGGAAGGCTAATCTTACCTGGATTCCAA GAAGTGACATCCACTTTTTGAAGATTGTCTTCAATGTCTGGTATGATGGTGCCAAAGCACTCCTCTGGAAAGAACTCCTCTGCAGCGGAGCTGACGATGAATACTCACTGTGCGCAACGCTGAAAGGAG aaacaCTTGACTCAGCATTTGACATTAAAGGCTCAAGATTTGAATTTCCAAAG GGCAATTATAGTATTGTTATGCAAGGATTCTCTGATGATTCTGAGAATAATATGCTCATATGCTTGAATTTCACCATGATAGTAAAATAA